In Paenibacillus sp. FSL M7-0420, a single genomic region encodes these proteins:
- a CDS encoding ABC transporter ATP-binding protein produces the protein MKPKSMSFPKILKRTLSYGFQKLPGYFVYYILISLCLAALNFLSIDIIKRMFDTVSLAFSTGVWEGTISIILLGGLVLVLFQFISGYHSFLNEDYFLQFISKILKDMNAKAGRLELIEFESIELYEKISLAIGGVHHAIKSTILLLNGVIFHLVFFISISVYFFSIKPILVLLCFLFFIPKFISQLIKGSNLYKLQEDLVQTTREMEYYQKCLTDKEYYKETKTLEARPYFFSLYQSKLRECNQKEWKANLKIGMIDLLLSFITYLGYIGSFVLITYFLLKGELSIGIFAAVYYSLNKLMNSMSDMMELFGSIYQNANLAGKLYDYLEIPENPTETVELPPLEKITLHDVSFTYPYRNKESLKNINLEIYKGSKLAIVGANGSGKTTLVKIITGLFQTSGGEIFYNDINLSGKQKNLYSKISAVFQNFGKYKLTLRENVILSEIEKPYDVEYLNTTLDKSGFNRNKDGLTEGVETMMCRSFGGIDLSGGEWQRLAIARGLYKTNDLIVLDEPTSAIDPIEETNVYKRFNEISKDKTTIFVTHRLASVKSADRIIVMDSGAILEEGSHEQLMALKGKYHEMYMSQAEWYVR, from the coding sequence ATGAAGCCTAAATCCATGTCTTTTCCGAAAATTTTAAAGAGAACCTTATCTTATGGATTTCAGAAGCTACCCGGATACTTTGTTTATTACATCTTAATTTCTTTATGTCTGGCTGCGCTGAATTTCCTGTCTATTGATATTATCAAACGAATGTTCGATACGGTTTCGCTTGCATTCTCTACAGGAGTATGGGAGGGAACCATATCTATCATTTTGTTGGGAGGCCTGGTATTAGTATTATTCCAGTTCATTAGTGGTTATCACAGTTTTCTGAATGAAGACTATTTTCTTCAATTTATTAGCAAAATTCTAAAAGATATGAATGCCAAAGCAGGCAGGCTTGAGCTTATAGAATTCGAATCGATAGAGCTGTATGAAAAAATAAGTTTGGCAATCGGGGGCGTTCATCATGCCATTAAATCAACTATCCTGCTGCTAAACGGTGTGATTTTTCACTTGGTATTCTTTATAAGTATCAGCGTCTATTTCTTTTCGATCAAGCCTATTCTTGTTCTGCTGTGTTTCTTATTTTTCATTCCTAAATTTATCTCCCAACTGATTAAAGGGTCCAATTTATACAAGCTGCAGGAGGATCTTGTACAGACTACAAGGGAGATGGAATATTATCAAAAATGTCTTACCGATAAGGAGTACTACAAGGAAACGAAAACCTTGGAAGCAAGACCGTATTTTTTTAGCTTATATCAATCTAAACTTCGAGAATGTAATCAGAAGGAATGGAAAGCTAATTTAAAAATTGGCATGATCGATCTGCTGCTCAGTTTCATTACATATTTGGGCTATATAGGTTCTTTTGTTTTAATTACGTATTTCCTTCTAAAAGGAGAGTTATCCATCGGGATATTTGCCGCTGTGTACTATTCTTTGAACAAGTTGATGAATAGTATGAGTGACATGATGGAGTTGTTTGGTAGTATCTATCAAAATGCCAACCTGGCCGGTAAGCTCTATGATTATTTAGAAATTCCAGAGAATCCGACGGAAACGGTAGAGCTCCCCCCATTGGAAAAAATTACGTTGCATGATGTTTCATTTACGTATCCCTATAGAAACAAAGAATCACTAAAAAATATTAATTTGGAAATATATAAAGGTTCTAAACTGGCGATTGTCGGTGCCAATGGATCGGGGAAAACCACTCTGGTCAAAATTATTACAGGGTTATTTCAAACCTCCGGAGGGGAGATTTTTTACAACGATATTAATCTGTCTGGTAAGCAGAAAAATCTATACAGCAAAATATCGGCTGTTTTTCAGAATTTCGGTAAATATAAGCTGACATTAAGAGAGAATGTCATCCTTAGTGAGATTGAAAAACCATATGATGTCGAATATCTAAATACCACGCTAGATAAGTCAGGATTCAACAGAAATAAAGACGGGCTGACAGAGGGTGTTGAGACGATGATGTGTCGCTCTTTCGGAGGAATAGATCTATCCGGAGGAGAGTGGCAGCGCTTGGCTATTGCAAGAGGACTATATAAAACGAATGATCTCATCGTACTGGATGAGCCTACTTCAGCGATCGACCCCATCGAGGAAACAAATGTGTATAAGCGTTTTAATGAAATATCAAAGGACAAAACAACGATTTTCGTTACTCACCGTCTGGCTTCAGTCAAATCGGCAGATAGAATTATTGTAATGGATTCAGGAGCTATTCTGGAAGAAGGGAGTCACGAACAACTCATGGCACTCAAAGGTAAATATCATGAAATGTATATGTCCCAAGCCGAATGGTATGTTCGCTAA
- a CDS encoding DNA glycosylase AlkZ-like family protein, with product MEIIEISKEELKSFLVTYQGLHPNKPKADRSEIIQFIKRVGCIQYDPLNMVGHNPDLMLQSRFYNYDPSILNRLLYETRDVIDGWDKMMAIYLTEDWPYFRRMRVKKREEIEGILTYRNSSSALQYVEEVKEHIVNKGPISPAFIDFGRAEKGRWGHGKLSSATMDYMWNVGILSVKEKKNTQKIYDLTENLLPSHVLEQEDPFVDDYSFYKWYFKRRIGSLGAYWLRNGGGWLGHFVSDKKLRIHVLNELFEDGELVQLKIKGSKEIFYMRSEDKEVLNQMSMEIPVSKALFLAPLDNLLWDRKLIKDIFDFEYSWEVYKPVSSRKYGYYVLPVLVGNQLVARFEPEKHRANEPLNVKNWWWEDGITITGQLIDAVFEGINDFCSYLKADGLSPKSTERITTSRLKGIDGKNTDNNVNYVAKG from the coding sequence ATGGAGATTATAGAAATTTCTAAGGAAGAATTAAAGTCATTTTTAGTCACCTATCAAGGTTTGCATCCAAACAAGCCTAAGGCTGACAGATCAGAGATTATTCAATTTATTAAGAGAGTGGGGTGTATTCAATACGACCCTTTAAACATGGTTGGGCACAACCCGGATCTTATGCTCCAATCACGCTTCTACAATTACGACCCATCCATTTTAAATCGACTTCTTTATGAAACAAGAGATGTGATTGACGGATGGGATAAGATGATGGCGATATATTTAACGGAGGATTGGCCGTACTTTAGAAGAATGCGAGTTAAAAAGCGTGAGGAGATCGAAGGGATTCTGACATATAGAAATTCAAGTAGTGCTCTTCAGTATGTAGAAGAAGTAAAGGAACACATTGTAAATAAAGGTCCAATTTCTCCTGCCTTTATAGACTTTGGCCGCGCTGAGAAAGGACGATGGGGCCATGGAAAGCTGTCAAGTGCTACGATGGATTACATGTGGAACGTAGGGATTTTGTCGGTGAAGGAAAAGAAAAATACTCAAAAAATATATGATCTTACTGAAAATTTACTTCCTTCTCATGTTTTAGAACAAGAAGATCCTTTTGTGGATGATTACTCCTTTTATAAATGGTACTTTAAAAGAAGAATTGGGAGTCTGGGAGCCTATTGGCTTCGTAACGGAGGAGGGTGGCTAGGACACTTTGTATCAGATAAAAAACTTCGAATCCATGTACTAAATGAATTGTTTGAAGATGGCGAATTAGTTCAACTTAAGATTAAGGGCTCGAAGGAGATTTTCTATATGCGCTCTGAGGACAAAGAAGTTTTGAATCAGATGAGTATGGAGATCCCTGTCTCCAAAGCGCTCTTTCTAGCCCCTTTAGATAATCTTTTGTGGGATAGAAAGCTGATTAAAGATATTTTTGATTTTGAGTACAGTTGGGAAGTGTACAAGCCGGTATCCAGCCGAAAGTATGGTTACTATGTGCTGCCGGTACTTGTGGGCAACCAATTAGTGGCGAGATTTGAACCTGAGAAACATCGTGCTAACGAACCACTTAATGTAAAGAATTGGTGGTGGGAGGATGGAATCACGATAACGGGCCAATTAATTGACGCGGTGTTTGAAGGAATAAACGACTTTTGCTCCTATCTTAAAGCGGACGGTTTATCGCCAAAATCAACTGAGAGAATTACAACCAGTAGACTGAAAGGTATTGATGGGAAGAATACAGATAACAATGTTAATTATGTAGCAAAGGGTTGA
- a CDS encoding amino acid adenylation domain-containing protein, producing MYNDRYDLDTGTLIPYIQMFQESLQKNRTKTALLYGEDEITYEELDLRSSRVAAYLSHNAVTSRSIVGLFMKRTLDLPITLLGIMKTGASFLPLDPDYPQQRIRHIIEDSGCQLIIVNQALKTSLDYYGHTVVAYEEIHQYEEIGYQLPTVSMVAAAYLLYTSGSTGLPKGTVINQQALASFVYGVTKEIQFSQAQTMLFLTTISFDISLLELLIPLLYGMKIVIADERGQRNPYLLKKIITEKDIDMLQMTPSAMQLLINYDKELDCLRRVSHVLLGGEALPSPVLEHIRNYTDVNIYNLYGPTETTIWCMVSDLTNQDTVTIGIPFHSVKVYVLDSAMNEVEPGGVGELYIGGPQVAGGYWNSPEHTTEKFKNYSNIEAGIIFKTGDLVRLSEVGKFEFMGRSDHLVKIRGFRIEPGEVEAVLLRQEGITHAAVVPRMGKNGNLYLSGYYVSDELVDKQTLVDSLRNVLPSYMIPEQLTQLEQLPYTPNFKVDRKYLASLDFNACRYNKVISDQGV from the coding sequence ATGTATAATGATCGTTACGACTTAGATACCGGCACTCTCATCCCATACATCCAAATGTTTCAAGAGAGTCTTCAAAAAAATAGGACGAAAACTGCTCTTCTCTACGGCGAAGATGAAATAACATACGAAGAACTGGACCTGCGATCAAGCCGGGTGGCTGCATATTTGAGTCACAATGCTGTTACTAGCCGGAGTATCGTTGGACTCTTTATGAAAAGAACTTTAGACCTACCTATTACACTTCTAGGCATAATGAAGACGGGGGCTTCGTTCCTCCCGCTCGATCCTGACTATCCCCAGCAGCGAATTCGTCATATTATTGAAGATAGTGGCTGTCAACTGATAATTGTAAATCAAGCGCTCAAAACTAGCCTGGATTACTATGGACATACTGTAGTTGCCTATGAGGAAATCCACCAGTATGAAGAAATCGGCTATCAGCTGCCAACAGTGAGTATGGTGGCGGCAGCGTATTTATTGTACACGTCTGGATCGACCGGTTTACCTAAAGGGACGGTTATAAACCAGCAAGCGTTAGCTTCGTTTGTTTACGGAGTTACTAAAGAAATTCAATTCTCACAAGCCCAGACGATGCTCTTTCTAACTACAATCTCATTTGATATTTCATTGTTAGAGTTGTTAATTCCACTTTTATATGGTATGAAGATCGTCATCGCTGATGAGAGGGGACAACGAAATCCATACCTATTGAAGAAAATTATCACTGAGAAGGATATAGACATGCTTCAAATGACTCCATCTGCTATGCAACTGCTAATTAATTATGATAAAGAACTAGATTGTCTGCGGCGGGTAAGCCATGTACTGCTTGGTGGAGAAGCACTTCCGTCACCGGTACTCGAGCATATACGAAACTACACAGACGTTAACATTTATAATCTTTATGGCCCTACAGAAACAACAATTTGGTGCATGGTTTCAGATTTAACGAACCAAGATACTGTTACTATCGGAATTCCGTTTCATAGTGTAAAGGTATACGTGCTTGACTCGGCAATGAATGAGGTAGAGCCTGGGGGAGTAGGAGAGTTATATATTGGAGGCCCTCAAGTGGCTGGGGGATATTGGAATAGTCCAGAACATACGACAGAGAAGTTTAAGAATTATTCGAATATTGAAGCAGGAATAATCTTTAAAACTGGTGATTTAGTACGACTTTCTGAGGTAGGAAAATTCGAATTTATGGGTAGAAGTGATCACCTGGTAAAAATTCGTGGATTCAGAATCGAACCCGGTGAGGTTGAAGCTGTACTCTTGCGGCAAGAAGGAATTACTCACGCAGCTGTGGTGCCAAGAATGGGTAAAAACGGAAATTTGTATTTAAGCGGATATTATGTATCGGATGAATTGGTGGACAAACAGACGCTGGTTGATAGTCTAAGAAACGTTCTACCCAGTTATATGATACCGGAACAGTTGACTCAGCTGGAGCAGCTGCCCTACACTCCGAATTTCAAAGTTGATCGAAAATATTTAGCTAGCTTAGATTTTAATGCTTGCAGATATAATAAAGTAATATCCGATCAGGGAGTGTGA
- a CDS encoding acyl carrier protein: MVSIEQKVREIITSHVDVSVDIDKVHSNCYLNTIGVNSINFIRSVLDLETEYSIEFDIDMLGFDSFETFGNLVKYVERKVS; this comes from the coding sequence ATGGTTTCTATTGAACAAAAAGTGAGAGAAATTATTACAAGTCATGTAGACGTTTCAGTTGATATAGATAAGGTTCATAGCAATTGCTATCTTAATACGATTGGAGTGAATTCTATAAACTTTATCCGCTCAGTGCTTGATTTGGAAACAGAATACTCCATAGAGTTTGATATTGATATGCTAGGGTTTGATAGCTTTGAGACATTTGGCAATCTTGTAAAGTATGTTGAACGAAAGGTTAGCTGA
- the sbnA gene encoding 2,3-diaminopropionate biosynthesis protein SbnA: MIYDNVLQLIGNTPIVKLNYLPDPYGAQVFIKLEGLNPGGSMKDRTALYIISQAEAAGQLKPGGTIVESSSGNLAIGLALVARQKGYKLICVVDPKISLVNLSIIQAYGAETVMVDQADEYGNYLRARLDKVQDLVKQLGAFWPNQYNNPSNPEAHRQTTALEIYEAFGNELQWAVIPAGTCGLITGCSLGLKEHIPHIKIMAVDAAGSVTFGKPPGVRHQIGIGSAIVPGNVRRELYDEITHVSDAEAFSTTRRLVKEEGLLVGGSAGAAVFAALKLARRLPSRDKVLTILPDRGDRYYNTIFSDEWLEQIGIELGKNPVKI, translated from the coding sequence TTGATCTACGACAATGTGCTGCAATTAATTGGGAACACGCCTATTGTTAAACTGAATTATCTTCCGGACCCGTATGGGGCGCAGGTATTCATCAAGCTGGAGGGGCTTAATCCCGGCGGCAGCATGAAGGACCGCACGGCGCTCTACATTATCAGCCAAGCGGAGGCAGCGGGACAACTGAAGCCGGGCGGCACGATTGTCGAATCCTCCTCCGGGAATCTGGCCATCGGGCTGGCGCTTGTGGCACGGCAAAAGGGGTACAAGCTGATCTGTGTGGTCGATCCCAAGATCAGTCTGGTCAATCTCAGTATTATCCAGGCCTATGGTGCGGAGACGGTAATGGTTGATCAGGCTGATGAGTATGGCAACTATCTTAGAGCCCGCCTGGACAAGGTACAGGATCTCGTCAAGCAACTGGGAGCATTCTGGCCTAATCAGTATAATAACCCGAGTAATCCTGAGGCACACAGACAAACGACCGCGCTTGAAATCTATGAGGCGTTCGGTAATGAGCTTCAGTGGGCGGTGATACCGGCAGGGACCTGCGGTCTCATTACCGGGTGCAGCCTGGGGCTGAAAGAACATATCCCGCACATAAAGATTATGGCTGTTGATGCTGCCGGCTCGGTTACCTTCGGGAAGCCGCCAGGTGTCAGACATCAGATTGGCATTGGTTCCGCTATAGTACCGGGCAATGTGCGAAGAGAGCTGTATGACGAGATTACGCATGTCTCGGATGCGGAGGCCTTCTCCACCACCCGCCGGCTGGTTAAGGAAGAGGGGCTGCTGGTCGGCGGCTCCGCAGGAGCAGCGGTGTTCGCGGCCCTTAAGCTTGCGCGACGTCTGCCCAGCAGGGACAAAGTGCTTACGATTCTTCCAGATCGCGGAGACCGGTACTACAATACTATTTTTTCGGATGAATGGCTGGAGCAGATTGGAATTGAACTGGGGAAGAACCCTGTGAAAATATGA
- a CDS encoding glycoside hydrolase family 88 protein: MLEITVSTRNEVIDRAVRQTRRQLDKLASMQSSGEIRLPYVTNNGRYMLEDKWSSGLFIGLLYRLYQLTGDTLYIEEADRWMGGIEPYKNQGDYQDIGFLFYYSYALGYDLTGKEAYRMIALEAADSLFDSRLPGGYLECNWLPEGKHYAGVDSMMNIRLWLWAYRITGEERYRAAAIGSAQITSAALMREDGFTYEYMRMNSLTGAPEQPYNKNAKFSSASVWARGHTWALYGAVQMYVLGHEEEWRTKVEQLSAFYLAHVCSDGVPAWDLMLSHQETAMRDASAAAIACSAFYQFAAALSPNDPLHQQFRQEAERVLDILISAEYAPPGPEHEGLLVHASTPLHVVQAAGESQIWGDYFLLEALYYSLEVGS, from the coding sequence GTGCTGGAGATTACCGTTTCCACACGTAATGAGGTTATCGACCGTGCTGTCAGACAGACCCGAAGGCAGCTCGACAAGCTTGCTTCTATGCAATCCTCCGGTGAGATTAGGCTTCCTTATGTTACGAACAACGGAAGATATATGCTGGAGGATAAGTGGTCTTCAGGATTATTCATTGGACTTCTCTACCGGCTCTATCAGTTGACTGGCGATACTCTTTATATTGAGGAAGCTGACCGCTGGATGGGCGGGATTGAGCCTTATAAGAATCAGGGGGATTATCAGGACATTGGCTTCCTGTTCTATTATTCTTATGCGCTCGGGTACGATCTGACCGGTAAGGAAGCATACAGAATGATTGCGCTTGAAGCTGCGGACAGCCTCTTTGATTCGCGTCTCCCGGGCGGTTATCTGGAATGCAATTGGCTGCCCGAGGGGAAGCACTATGCAGGCGTTGACAGTATGATGAACATCCGGTTGTGGCTATGGGCCTACCGGATAACCGGTGAGGAGCGCTATCGCGCCGCTGCCATCGGATCAGCACAGATTACAAGTGCTGCGCTGATGAGGGAAGACGGCTTCACTTACGAATATATGAGAATGAACTCACTTACGGGAGCCCCGGAGCAGCCCTACAACAAGAACGCCAAATTCAGCTCAGCATCGGTGTGGGCCAGAGGCCACACATGGGCACTCTATGGAGCAGTTCAAATGTATGTGCTGGGCCATGAAGAGGAGTGGAGGACAAAGGTTGAGCAGCTCTCCGCCTTCTACTTAGCCCATGTCTGTTCGGATGGGGTTCCGGCCTGGGATCTGATGCTGTCCCATCAGGAGACGGCTATGAGGGATGCTTCCGCTGCTGCGATCGCTTGCTCTGCATTCTACCAGTTTGCCGCAGCCTTAAGCCCTAATGATCCTTTGCACCAGCAGTTCCGGCAAGAAGCAGAGAGGGTGCTCGATATTCTGATTTCTGCGGAGTATGCGCCCCCGGGTCCGGAGCATGAAGGACTGCTGGTGCACGCCAGCACGCCTCTGCATGTCGTTCAAGCCGCAGGCGAATCCCAGATCTGGGGCGATTATTTTCTGCTGGAGGCTCTATATTACTCATTGGAGGTCGGTTCTTAA
- a CDS encoding HpcH/HpaI aldolase/citrate lyase family protein produces MNQAAEPLVYFYVPGYKPNYIEYAMTFYPMNIILCLEDGTPEDKKLEARYVVKNALQEFSDSEHTLIVRVNSVHTSHWEQDLEELVPERPARIRLPMVRTAEDLRQVERKVQDIIHKRSLNYSPSYEVMIECCEAIFNLGEIHQASRNIYAFTFGGTDYFNDCVAKGLVDPALEVRKAKQKLGEYCRSVGLQCFDTTYMAFRDMEGFREDCLLSREYGFTGRSVIHPDQVAVVQEIYGISIA; encoded by the coding sequence ATGAATCAGGCTGCCGAACCCTTAGTCTATTTCTATGTTCCGGGATACAAACCGAATTACATAGAGTACGCTATGACCTTCTATCCTATGAATATTATTCTCTGTCTGGAAGACGGTACACCGGAGGATAAGAAGCTTGAAGCAAGATACGTGGTCAAGAACGCCCTTCAGGAATTCAGTGACTCGGAGCATACTCTTATTGTCCGCGTGAATAGTGTTCATACCTCTCACTGGGAGCAAGATCTGGAGGAGCTTGTGCCAGAGCGCCCTGCCCGAATCCGGCTGCCCATGGTCCGGACGGCGGAGGATTTACGGCAAGTGGAACGCAAGGTGCAGGATATTATACACAAGCGCAGCTTGAACTATTCTCCCAGCTATGAAGTCATGATTGAATGCTGTGAGGCTATATTCAATCTCGGAGAGATTCACCAGGCCAGCCGGAATATTTATGCGTTTACCTTTGGAGGAACAGATTATTTCAATGATTGTGTGGCTAAGGGGCTTGTGGACCCGGCCCTGGAGGTCCGGAAGGCCAAGCAGAAGCTGGGGGAATACTGCCGCAGTGTGGGCCTTCAATGCTTTGACACCACTTACATGGCTTTTCGTGATATGGAGGGGTTCCGCGAGGATTGTCTGCTCTCCAGGGAATACGGCTTCACGGGGCGTTCTGTAATCCATCCGGACCAGGTGGCCGTTGTCCAAGAGATATACGGAATTTCAATAGCGTAG
- a CDS encoding triphosphoribosyl-dephospho-CoA synthase, whose translation MTASQQDTSYSLAEAMTYSVLAEAVSWPSPGLVSAVSTGCHGDMDIYTFLRSALRIQPYYQAAARLGIEESTDRTGTEDLFRMLQKLGRRAEAGMLRATGGVNTHKGTIFLGLILCAAAGMTSQGPSGGAEPRDICRLAGGIAGSPLRKQLTDILKETQVTSTGGRAYKEWRIRGIRGEVIDGFPSILQQGLPSFRSALDQGADMRTAVIHCLFSLMSVVQDTTLLNRDFDKARISYTQACALEALDRGSLFTSEGRAYIRNMEQDFQLRSLSPGGSADLLAMTVALHLWDGHRRGEVCGEPFRYVCHSS comes from the coding sequence GTGACAGCTTCGCAACAGGATACATCCTATTCGCTGGCAGAGGCGATGACCTATAGTGTTCTGGCGGAGGCTGTAAGCTGGCCTTCTCCCGGACTGGTCTCCGCCGTCAGCACGGGTTGTCACGGGGATATGGATATCTACACTTTTCTGAGAAGCGCACTCCGCATTCAGCCATATTACCAGGCAGCAGCCCGCTTGGGCATAGAAGAATCCACGGACAGAACCGGAACGGAAGATCTGTTCAGGATGCTCCAGAAGCTCGGGCGGCGTGCCGAAGCTGGCATGCTGAGGGCTACCGGGGGAGTGAATACCCACAAGGGAACGATCTTTCTGGGACTGATTCTATGTGCGGCTGCGGGAATGACCAGCCAAGGACCATCCGGCGGCGCAGAACCACGGGACATCTGCCGGCTGGCCGGAGGGATCGCCGGGAGTCCGCTTCGCAAGCAGCTTACGGACATCCTGAAGGAGACACAGGTTACAAGTACAGGCGGACGCGCGTACAAGGAATGGCGGATCAGAGGTATTCGTGGTGAAGTGATCGACGGATTTCCTTCCATTCTGCAGCAGGGCCTGCCTTCCTTCCGTTCTGCGCTTGATCAGGGGGCCGATATGCGAACGGCGGTTATTCATTGCTTGTTCTCACTGATGTCTGTGGTTCAGGATACAACGCTTCTGAACCGTGACTTTGACAAGGCACGGATCAGTTATACGCAAGCGTGTGCGCTGGAGGCTCTGGACCGGGGGAGTCTGTTCACCTCTGAGGGCAGGGCCTATATCCGCAATATGGAGCAGGATTTCCAGCTTCGTTCCTTGTCGCCCGGGGGATCAGCCGATCTTCTGGCCATGACGGTTGCCCTGCACTTGTGGGACGGGCATCGAAGGGGGGAAGTGTGTGGAGAACCATTCCGCTATGTCTGCCATTCTTCGTGA
- the citX gene encoding citrate lyase holo-[acyl-carrier protein] synthase — protein MENHSAMSAILRDRERLPELREARVPAAGSLIQIMMNIPGPCKKLDCTYELFELCIRALQEELASAACAVLSLERTDLDVGPVAYMQVSWEARALKRFCLLLEQGHPLSAYWDMDIYSPSGRAVGRREIGAPPRSCYLCSQSAKVCGSQRRHSPEELIGRMTADLTAYRQAQMGVPVERRAGT, from the coding sequence GTGGAGAACCATTCCGCTATGTCTGCCATTCTTCGTGACCGTGAGCGCCTCCCTGAGCTTAGAGAGGCGAGGGTTCCGGCGGCAGGTTCGCTGATACAGATCATGATGAATATTCCCGGACCATGCAAGAAGCTGGATTGCACCTATGAATTGTTCGAGCTCTGTATCAGGGCTTTGCAGGAGGAGCTGGCTTCAGCAGCTTGTGCGGTGCTGTCCTTGGAGCGGACCGACTTAGATGTTGGTCCCGTAGCCTATATGCAGGTATCCTGGGAAGCTAGAGCATTGAAACGGTTCTGTTTATTATTGGAACAGGGACATCCGCTGAGCGCTTATTGGGATATGGATATTTACAGTCCCTCGGGAAGAGCGGTGGGCAGGAGGGAGATCGGGGCCCCGCCGCGCTCCTGTTATCTGTGCAGCCAATCTGCCAAAGTGTGCGGATCACAGCGGCGCCATTCCCCGGAGGAATTAATAGGCCGCATGACCGCTGATTTGACAGCCTACAGACAGGCGCAGATGGGTGTGCCAGTTGAAAGGAGGGCAGGGACATGA
- a CDS encoding MFS transporter — protein sequence MNLFRKLKVPRPIFSICLNTLVTHLGFYAMTAILTVYLSQVKGLPLSVTAVVTMIFTVSYRSARFLTGPLLDNMDPFKCMWFGCLLTGVSIAMVDFWQSPVLITIQLILAGIGYSVRGLSSKASLSFVGSKDGNALFYFANSNMYTNGAAIAGPLIGSFLLTSSLKSFTLSFVGGFYIVGAILLSIFPPGCNLQDRERKPVSFWKGYQTVLLDKSFRKVLLFNMIGCFFFTQLFNSFPYLIGTYYNSPERLGSLLMLNGILVVLLQIPVGRWMNTALSGQREGYRLMLAFLLFGISFSMNAIIGSIWGYYVFVALFTLAEMLFIPTIDAYVSNAARPDLRITYFSVIGLSTALGEGIGVYTGLQFIHMWSIYGKLSYFWLSLALLSGLSLVLYVMLNRSPVHHKEEEKLWRY from the coding sequence ATGAACCTTTTCCGAAAGCTAAAGGTGCCCCGGCCGATATTCTCCATTTGTCTGAACACACTGGTTACCCATCTTGGCTTCTACGCTATGACGGCGATATTAACGGTCTATCTGTCTCAGGTCAAAGGGCTGCCGCTTTCGGTTACCGCTGTAGTTACCATGATCTTCACTGTGTCTTACCGCAGTGCGAGATTCCTTACCGGACCCTTGCTGGACAACATGGACCCGTTCAAATGCATGTGGTTCGGCTGCCTGCTAACAGGAGTCTCCATCGCTATGGTGGATTTCTGGCAGTCTCCGGTGTTGATTACTATACAGCTTATCCTTGCAGGGATCGGCTACTCTGTCAGAGGTTTATCCTCCAAGGCCTCTTTATCCTTCGTGGGGAGTAAGGATGGCAATGCCCTGTTTTATTTTGCGAATTCCAATATGTATACGAACGGTGCAGCCATTGCCGGGCCCTTAATCGGCTCCTTTCTTCTGACAAGCTCCTTGAAGAGCTTCACGTTGTCCTTCGTTGGAGGGTTTTATATTGTGGGTGCCATCCTGCTCAGTATCTTCCCGCCCGGGTGCAATCTGCAGGACCGGGAACGGAAGCCGGTAAGCTTCTGGAAAGGATATCAGACCGTTCTGCTCGATAAAAGCTTCCGTAAGGTGCTGCTGTTCAATATGATCGGCTGCTTTTTCTTCACCCAATTGTTCAATTCCTTTCCTTATTTAATCGGCACTTATTATAACTCACCGGAAAGGCTGGGGAGTCTGCTGATGCTGAACGGAATCCTTGTGGTGCTCCTGCAGATTCCCGTCGGGCGCTGGATGAATACCGCGTTGTCCGGCCAGCGTGAGGGATACCGGCTGATGCTGGCGTTTCTGCTATTCGGCATTTCTTTCTCAATGAATGCGATAATTGGCTCGATCTGGGGCTACTACGTATTCGTTGCGTTGTTCACCCTTGCGGAAATGTTATTCATCCCCACGATAGATGCGTATGTCTCTAACGCTGCCCGCCCGGATCTGCGTATCACATATTTCAGTGTCATCGGATTGTCCACAGCCCTTGGAGAAGGAATCGGTGTATATACCGGGCTGCAATTCATACATATGTGGAGCATATACGGAAAGCTGTCCTATTTCTGGTTGTCCCTAGCTCTTCTGTCTGGGCTGTCCCTTGTACTATACGTAATGCTAAACCGGTCACCTGTTCATCACAAGGAGGAGGAGAAACTATGGCGGTATTAA